In one window of Sandaracinaceae bacterium DNA:
- a CDS encoding VWA domain-containing protein has translation MRHTIAILACVGALGCGGLRLNIIDSAFQRPSNVAVYFTVDSATGDPVTGLESEDFRIYEDGTIVSVAESQQTIINPEVAAEHYTLVLVDMSGSVSESDQVPLIETATQQLTSQLADHQRVGIYAFDGSEEIHRITPFTQSEGAASAGAGRLSGFRPRDPSTNLHGAVVAAIAELDQALERSRTPLRFGTVVVFTDGTDRAARVTSSEMSDAIESSPYDFFAIGVGDEIDENVLGNVGREGYVMVDDTEAIDAAFQRIGERILRMTQRYYLLSYCSPARAGMHTVTVEALSEGAAGSVSYEFDAEGFGPNCNSERPPPFDTSQGGATPRNRPRRDRGQRFEIRAQAVVE, from the coding sequence ATGCGTCACACGATCGCGATCTTGGCTTGTGTGGGCGCGCTCGGCTGCGGCGGGCTGCGTCTGAACATCATCGACTCCGCCTTCCAGAGGCCGAGCAACGTCGCGGTGTACTTCACCGTCGACTCCGCCACCGGCGACCCGGTCACCGGGCTCGAGTCGGAGGACTTCCGCATCTACGAGGACGGAACGATCGTCAGCGTGGCCGAGAGCCAGCAGACCATCATCAACCCTGAGGTCGCGGCCGAGCACTACACGCTCGTCCTGGTCGACATGAGCGGCAGCGTCTCCGAGAGTGATCAGGTCCCGCTCATCGAGACGGCGACCCAGCAGCTCACCAGCCAGCTCGCCGACCATCAGCGCGTCGGGATCTACGCCTTCGACGGCTCGGAGGAGATCCACCGGATCACGCCCTTCACGCAGAGCGAAGGCGCCGCGAGCGCGGGCGCGGGGCGGCTCTCCGGCTTCCGCCCGCGTGACCCCTCGACGAACCTTCACGGGGCCGTCGTCGCGGCCATCGCGGAGCTCGACCAGGCCCTCGAGCGCTCGCGCACCCCGCTCCGGTTCGGCACCGTCGTCGTCTTCACGGACGGAACCGACCGGGCCGCCCGCGTCACGTCGAGCGAGATGTCCGACGCGATCGAGAGCAGCCCGTACGACTTCTTCGCGATCGGCGTGGGCGACGAGATCGACGAGAACGTGCTCGGCAACGTCGGGCGTGAGGGCTACGTCATGGTGGACGACACCGAGGCCATCGACGCAGCCTTCCAGCGCATCGGCGAGCGCATCCTCCGCATGACCCAGCGCTACTACCTGCTCAGCTATTGCAGCCCGGCGCGCGCCGGGATGCACACCGTGACCGTCGAGGCCCTCTCCGAGGGCGCGGCCGGATCGGTGAGCTACGAGTTCGACGCCGAGGGCTTCGGCCCGAACTGCAACTCCGAGCGCCCGCCGCCCTTCGACACGAGCCAGGGTGGCGCCACGCCGCGCAACCGTCCGCGTCGCGATCGCGGGCAGCGCTTCGAGATCCGCGCGCAGGCCGTCGTGGAGTGA
- a CDS encoding Na+/H+ antiporter NhaC family protein — protein MRARAPLIAALSLAVLALASVAFAQDVTPGPPASMPAWLSILPPLLAIGLAIVLREVVVALVAGVWLGATFVNGYDPFIGLLRTADTYAVGALADGDHASIVIFSLLLGGMIGVIARSGGALGMAELVTRVAKTRLSGALATWLMGLAIFFDDYSNSLLVGTTMRPITDRLKISREKLAFLVDATAAPVSSFALVSSWVGVEVGYIHEQYAALGIPGDPYVVFLQSIPYRFYPLLMIAFVLMLVLTRRDFGPMRAAERRALYEGKLIRDGADPASDFDAEALQPPEGTTPRWLDAVIPILVVIATAMIGMYVTGHASLLEARDVALALRDAATTPAAIAEADAALSLLDVNLQNVFGKADSLKALLWSALLGGFVAIVIALARRTLTVRSAMEAWVAGVKSISLAVMILVLAWSLGEVCEHLHTADYVIQAIGGWMPAGLLPALVFVIAAATSFATGTSWGTMGILFPLVIPLAHELAPADGAVVLSSVASILAGSVWGDHCSPISDTTIMSSMASSCDHVDHVRTQLPYALAVGGVSLVVGEIATGLGLWGAPVALLLGCAVLYGIVRFVGKPVEG, from the coding sequence GTGCGTGCCCGCGCTCCCCTCATCGCCGCCCTCTCGCTCGCCGTCCTGGCGCTCGCCTCCGTCGCGTTCGCGCAGGACGTGACGCCGGGCCCGCCCGCGTCGATGCCGGCGTGGCTCTCCATCCTGCCGCCGCTGCTCGCGATCGGCCTGGCCATCGTCCTTCGCGAGGTCGTCGTCGCGCTCGTGGCCGGGGTCTGGCTCGGCGCGACCTTCGTCAACGGCTACGACCCGTTCATCGGCCTGCTGCGCACCGCGGACACCTACGCGGTCGGCGCGCTGGCCGACGGGGATCACGCGTCGATCGTGATCTTCAGCCTGCTGCTCGGCGGCATGATCGGCGTCATCGCGCGCTCGGGCGGCGCGCTCGGCATGGCGGAGCTGGTCACGCGGGTGGCCAAGACGCGCCTCAGCGGCGCGCTCGCGACCTGGCTCATGGGCCTCGCGATCTTCTTCGACGACTACTCGAACAGCCTGCTGGTCGGCACCACGATGCGGCCGATCACCGACCGGCTGAAGATCAGCCGCGAGAAGCTCGCGTTCCTCGTCGACGCGACGGCGGCGCCCGTCTCGAGCTTCGCCCTCGTCTCGAGCTGGGTGGGGGTCGAGGTCGGCTACATCCACGAGCAGTACGCGGCCCTCGGCATCCCCGGCGACCCCTACGTGGTGTTCCTCCAGAGCATCCCGTATCGGTTCTATCCGCTGCTCATGATCGCGTTCGTGCTGATGCTCGTCCTGACGCGGCGCGACTTCGGCCCGATGCGCGCGGCCGAGCGGCGCGCCCTCTACGAGGGGAAGCTGATCCGTGACGGCGCGGACCCGGCGAGCGACTTCGACGCCGAGGCGCTCCAGCCGCCCGAGGGCACGACGCCGCGCTGGCTGGACGCGGTGATCCCGATCTTGGTCGTGATCGCGACGGCCATGATCGGCATGTACGTGACGGGGCACGCGTCGCTCCTCGAGGCGCGCGACGTGGCGCTCGCGCTGCGCGACGCGGCGACCACCCCCGCCGCGATCGCGGAGGCCGACGCCGCGCTGAGCCTGCTCGACGTCAACCTGCAGAACGTCTTCGGCAAGGCCGACTCGCTCAAGGCGCTCCTCTGGTCTGCGCTGCTCGGCGGCTTCGTCGCCATCGTGATCGCGCTGGCGCGCCGGACGCTCACGGTGCGCAGCGCCATGGAGGCGTGGGTCGCGGGCGTGAAGTCCATCAGCCTCGCGGTGATGATCCTCGTGCTCGCGTGGTCGCTCGGCGAGGTCTGCGAGCACCTCCACACCGCCGACTACGTCATCCAGGCGATCGGCGGGTGGATGCCGGCCGGTCTCCTCCCCGCGCTCGTGTTCGTCATCGCGGCGGCCACCAGCTTCGCCACCGGGACGTCGTGGGGCACGATGGGGATCCTCTTCCCGCTCGTGATCCCGCTCGCCCACGAGCTGGCGCCGGCCGACGGCGCGGTGGTGCTGAGCAGCGTCGCGTCCATCCTCGCCGGCTCCGTGTGGGGCGACCACTGCTCGCCGATCAGCGACACGACGATCATGAGCTCGATGGCGTCGAGCTGTGACCACGTCGACCACGTCCGCACGCAGCTCCCGTACGCGCTCGCGGTCGGCGGAGTCAGCCTCGTGGTGGGCGAGATCGCGACCGGCCTCGGCCTCTGGGGCGCGCCGGTCGCGCTGCTTCTCGGCTGCGCGGTCCTCTACGGGATCGTGCGCTTCGTGGGCAAGCCGGTCGAGGGCTGA
- a CDS encoding DUF4215 domain-containing protein, translating to MRHAWISLLSVCLVACASGGPPDAGRPPPEPDATVRGLCGDGLLEGTEECEGANLDGQSCTGLGYAGGELRCLPDCTFDKDACTESACGNGVIDEGEDCDGVDLGASSCELEGFVGGGTLACAPDCTFDTRDCSRCGDGAVDEGEECDGANLAGTGCADRGYTGGTLACGAGCGFDESGCFDANCGDGTRGGSEDCDGADLGGSSCGDVGFHDGVLGCNPDCTFQIAGCHNCGNGSVDGVEQCDGAALGGASCESRGFTMGTLGCNADCTFDESACATAACGNGRLESGEACDDGNVGAGDGCGAGCAVESGWTCAGTPSTCTGICGDSMIVGGESCDGSNLAGQSCTSRGFTGGTLRCDGACAFDESLCTTTTCGNSVIDAGEECDDGNTTAFDGCDASCQVEPTYHLPVRLTGGDGSNHGRVEVLHSGTWRDVCDDTYVAAQRDAFANVVCRQLGYTGTGHQFLTSFGGGSATPLMDDVQCTGSEPTLAQCPFRGWNLENCSGSEAVGVRCVPGEGDIRLVDGPHGMEGRLQIYHSGAWGEVCDDYFDGFYSAYYGYSTTTVCQQLGYRGGSFLSTYDAPSGTFVLDDVNCTGTERRIGDCPHQPWGTENCGATEGAGFRCDVHADGDTRLVAGTARNQGRLEILHGGVWGTVCDDYISTSGTRQTNFVSVACGELGFSAAGSALTSGFPDGVDPTWMDDLDCAGTEGRLASCPFRGWGMENCSHVEDIGLSCTP from the coding sequence ATGCGCCACGCCTGGATCTCGCTTCTCTCCGTCTGCCTCGTCGCCTGCGCCAGTGGTGGCCCGCCCGACGCGGGGCGACCCCCACCGGAGCCGGACGCCACCGTCCGCGGGCTCTGTGGCGACGGCCTCCTCGAAGGGACCGAGGAGTGCGAGGGCGCGAACCTCGACGGCCAGAGCTGCACCGGCCTGGGCTACGCGGGCGGCGAGCTGCGCTGCCTCCCGGACTGCACCTTCGACAAGGACGCGTGCACCGAGTCCGCCTGCGGCAACGGCGTGATCGACGAGGGCGAGGACTGCGACGGGGTGGATCTGGGCGCGTCCAGCTGCGAGCTCGAGGGCTTCGTCGGGGGCGGAACGCTGGCGTGCGCGCCGGACTGCACCTTCGACACGCGCGACTGCAGCCGCTGCGGAGACGGCGCGGTGGACGAGGGCGAGGAGTGCGACGGCGCCAACCTCGCGGGGACCGGCTGCGCGGACCGCGGCTACACGGGTGGGACGCTCGCCTGCGGCGCTGGCTGCGGCTTCGACGAGTCGGGCTGCTTCGACGCCAACTGCGGCGACGGGACGCGGGGCGGGAGCGAGGACTGCGACGGGGCGGACCTCGGGGGCTCGAGCTGCGGGGACGTGGGCTTCCACGACGGCGTGCTCGGCTGCAATCCCGACTGCACGTTCCAGATCGCCGGCTGCCACAACTGCGGCAACGGCAGCGTCGACGGCGTCGAGCAGTGCGACGGCGCCGCCCTCGGCGGGGCGAGCTGCGAGAGCCGCGGCTTCACGATGGGCACGCTCGGGTGCAACGCGGACTGCACGTTCGACGAGAGCGCCTGCGCGACGGCCGCGTGCGGCAACGGGCGCCTCGAGTCCGGGGAGGCCTGCGACGACGGCAACGTCGGCGCGGGGGACGGCTGCGGCGCGGGCTGCGCGGTCGAGTCGGGCTGGACCTGCGCCGGCACTCCGTCGACCTGCACCGGGATCTGCGGAGACTCGATGATCGTCGGCGGCGAGAGCTGCGACGGGAGCAACCTGGCCGGCCAGAGCTGCACGAGCCGCGGGTTCACCGGCGGCACCCTGCGCTGCGACGGGGCCTGCGCCTTCGACGAGTCGCTCTGCACCACCACCACCTGCGGCAACTCCGTCATCGACGCGGGTGAGGAGTGCGACGACGGCAACACCACCGCCTTCGACGGCTGCGACGCGAGCTGTCAGGTGGAGCCCACCTATCACCTGCCGGTCCGGCTGACCGGCGGCGACGGCAGCAACCACGGGCGGGTGGAGGTCCTCCACTCCGGCACCTGGCGCGACGTCTGCGACGACACCTACGTCGCCGCCCAGCGCGACGCGTTCGCGAACGTGGTCTGCCGACAGCTCGGCTACACCGGGACCGGTCACCAGTTCCTCACCAGCTTCGGCGGCGGCAGCGCCACCCCGCTGATGGACGACGTGCAGTGCACCGGGAGCGAGCCGACCCTCGCCCAGTGCCCGTTCCGCGGCTGGAACCTCGAGAACTGCTCGGGCTCGGAGGCGGTCGGCGTGCGCTGCGTGCCGGGAGAGGGCGACATCCGGCTCGTGGATGGGCCGCACGGCATGGAAGGTCGCTTGCAGATCTACCACTCGGGCGCGTGGGGGGAGGTCTGCGACGACTACTTCGACGGTTTCTACTCCGCCTACTACGGCTACAGCACGACCACGGTCTGTCAGCAGCTCGGCTACCGGGGCGGCAGCTTCCTCAGCACCTACGACGCGCCGAGCGGGACCTTCGTGCTCGACGACGTGAACTGCACCGGGACCGAGCGGCGCATCGGCGACTGCCCGCACCAGCCGTGGGGCACCGAGAACTGCGGGGCCACCGAGGGCGCCGGCTTCCGTTGCGACGTGCACGCGGACGGCGACACGCGCCTCGTCGCGGGCACCGCGCGCAATCAGGGGCGCCTCGAGATCCTTCACGGCGGCGTGTGGGGCACGGTCTGTGACGACTACATCTCGACGAGCGGCACCCGGCAGACGAACTTCGTCTCCGTCGCGTGCGGCGAGCTGGGTTTCTCGGCCGCGGGCTCGGCCCTGACGAGCGGCTTCCCGGACGGCGTCGACCCCACCTGGATGGACGACCTCGACTGCGCGGGCACCGAGGGCCGCCTCGCCTCCTGCCCCTTCCGCGGCTGGGGCATGGAGAACTGCAGCCACGTCGAGGACATCGGCTTGAGCTGCACACCCTGA
- a CDS encoding alpha/beta hydrolase: MGRLGKKRVTLWLLATGVIVVLVLGVTRLQRAMLFPRDLVRPVPAVLRTPGLERWWIETSEGRVEAFFLPGDGVDADHPGPAVLFTHGNAELIDLWPEPLAPYRRMGVSLVLAEYPGYGRSEGTPSEASITETLRALHARIMEEPSVDPTRLVHHGRSLGGGAIGTLLRDHPPRALVLESTFTSVPDVAAGMHVPRFLIVDRFETLDAIGAYDGPLLVFHGTRDSVIPVSHGRQLAAAHPSAELVIYDCGHNDLPPPGSDYWPRIERFLQDAGVITASRR; the protein is encoded by the coding sequence ATGGGACGACTGGGGAAGAAGCGCGTGACGTTGTGGCTGCTGGCCACCGGCGTCATCGTCGTCCTCGTGCTCGGTGTCACCAGGTTGCAGCGCGCGATGCTCTTCCCGCGGGACCTCGTGCGGCCCGTGCCCGCCGTGCTGCGGACGCCGGGGCTCGAGCGGTGGTGGATCGAGACCTCCGAGGGGCGGGTGGAGGCGTTCTTCCTGCCCGGCGACGGCGTCGACGCAGATCACCCGGGCCCCGCGGTCCTGTTCACGCACGGCAACGCCGAGCTGATCGATCTCTGGCCCGAGCCGCTCGCGCCGTACCGGAGGATGGGCGTGAGCCTCGTGCTCGCCGAGTACCCTGGCTACGGCCGCTCCGAGGGCACGCCGAGCGAGGCGTCGATCACCGAGACCCTGCGCGCGCTGCACGCCCGCATCATGGAGGAGCCGTCGGTCGACCCGACGCGCCTCGTGCACCACGGCCGCTCGCTGGGCGGCGGCGCCATCGGGACCCTGCTCCGCGACCACCCGCCGCGCGCGCTCGTGCTGGAGTCCACCTTCACCAGCGTGCCGGACGTGGCGGCGGGCATGCACGTCCCACGCTTCCTCATCGTGGACCGGTTCGAGACGCTCGACGCGATCGGCGCGTACGACGGCCCGCTGCTCGTCTTTCACGGCACGCGCGACTCGGTGATCCCCGTGTCCCACGGCCGTCAGCTCGCCGCGGCCCATCCCAGCGCCGAGCTGGTGATCTACGACTGCGGCCACAACGACCTGCCGCCGCCGGGCTCGGACTACTGGCCGCGGATCGAGCGCTTCCTGCAAGACGCCGGCGTGATCACGGCGTCTCGCAGATGA
- a CDS encoding C-type lectin domain-containing protein translates to MPGRVSITLTCLVFAGCSLQRSGLQPVDAVDASPLDADVGDGGADGGRPDTGRPDTGRPDTGPPPDGCVASAETCDARDEDCDGLVDEGVSRPCSTACGAGVEACVDGSFGACDAPPVGAETCNGADDDCDGMTDEALTQACSTACGSGMETCSGGVFAGCTAPPVGAETCNGMDDDCDGMTDEALTRACSTACGSGMETCTAGVFAGCTAPPVGTETCNGVDDDCDGMTDEALTRMCSSACGSGVETCTAGSFGGCTAPTPGTETCNAMDDDCDGRVDEGMDLCGCIRGIRGSSTYLLCDSQVTWTDARDYCATRGYSLATFETDAEALAAANTALMIADADWWIGLNDRAVEDTFVWQSGSTATFRRWSGGQPNDFGGQDCVTIDNGGAFEDRTRWGDKDCGETNRFICETP, encoded by the coding sequence ATGCCCGGACGTGTCTCCATCACTCTCACCTGTCTCGTCTTCGCAGGCTGCAGCCTGCAGCGGAGCGGCTTGCAGCCGGTCGACGCGGTGGACGCGAGCCCACTGGACGCCGACGTGGGCGACGGGGGCGCGGACGGCGGCCGACCCGACACCGGCCGACCCGACACCGGTCGCCCCGACACCGGCCCGCCGCCGGATGGGTGCGTCGCGAGCGCCGAGACCTGCGACGCGCGAGACGAGGACTGCGATGGCCTCGTCGACGAGGGCGTCAGCCGACCCTGCTCCACCGCGTGCGGGGCGGGCGTGGAGGCGTGCGTCGACGGAAGCTTCGGCGCGTGCGACGCGCCCCCGGTCGGCGCCGAGACCTGCAACGGCGCGGACGACGACTGCGACGGGATGACCGACGAGGCGCTCACGCAGGCGTGCTCCACCGCGTGTGGATCGGGCATGGAGACATGCTCGGGCGGCGTCTTCGCGGGCTGCACCGCGCCCCCGGTCGGCGCCGAGACGTGCAACGGCATGGACGACGACTGCGACGGGATGACCGACGAGGCGCTCACGCGAGCGTGCTCCACCGCGTGTGGGAGCGGCATGGAGACATGCACCGCCGGCGTCTTCGCGGGCTGCACGGCGCCGCCGGTGGGCACCGAGACGTGCAACGGCGTGGACGACGACTGCGACGGCATGACGGACGAGGCGCTCACCCGGATGTGCTCGAGCGCGTGCGGGAGCGGCGTCGAGACGTGCACGGCCGGGAGCTTCGGCGGGTGCACCGCGCCGACGCCCGGGACCGAGACCTGCAACGCGATGGACGACGACTGCGACGGGCGGGTCGACGAGGGGATGGACCTCTGCGGCTGCATCCGCGGGATCCGGGGCTCGTCGACCTACCTGCTCTGCGATAGCCAGGTCACCTGGACCGACGCGCGCGACTACTGCGCCACGCGCGGGTACTCGCTCGCTACGTTCGAGACCGACGCGGAGGCCCTGGCCGCGGCGAACACGGCGCTGATGATCGCCGACGCCGACTGGTGGATCGGGCTCAACGACCGCGCGGTCGAGGACACGTTCGTGTGGCAGAGCGGGAGCACCGCGACGTTCCGGCGGTGGTCGGGTGGTCAGCCCAACGACTTCGGCGGGCAGGACTGCGTCACCATCGACAACGGCGGAGCCTTCGAGGACCGCACCCGCTGGGGGGACAAGGACTGCGGGGAGACCAACCGCTTCATCTGCGAGACGCCGTGA
- a CDS encoding DUF4911 domain-containing protein: MTAPLFDGPGLVTRHVRVPKSEVSWLRYVVEAYDGLANVHVAKGGRVTLVAPASQSKTLDAVLSELAAEMTLERLGAP, encoded by the coding sequence GTGACCGCCCCCCTCTTTGATGGCCCTGGCCTCGTCACGCGACACGTCCGCGTGCCCAAGTCGGAGGTCTCGTGGCTCCGCTACGTCGTCGAGGCGTATGACGGGCTCGCCAACGTGCACGTCGCGAAGGGCGGCCGGGTCACCCTCGTCGCGCCCGCCAGCCAGTCGAAGACCCTGGACGCGGTCCTGTCGGAGCTCGCGGCGGAGATGACGCTGGAGCGGCTCGGCGCCCCCTGA